TCActacccctacttcctgcagaaCTCTCACTACCCCTAAATCCTGCAGAACTCTCACTACCCTTACTTCCTGCAGAACTCTCActacccctacttcctgcagcaccctcaccacccctacttcctgcagcaccctcaccacccctacttcctgcagcaccctcaccacccctacttcctgcagaaCTCTCACTACCCCTACTTCCTGCATCACCCTCACCACCCCTACCAGAACTCTCACTACCCCTACTTCCTGCATCACCCTCACCACCCCTACTTCCAGCAGAACTCTCACTACCCTTACTTCCTGCAGAACTCTCActacccctacttcctgcagaaCTCTCATTACCACTACTTCCTGCATCACCCTcaccacccctacttcctgcagaaCTCTCActacccctacttcctgcagaaCTCTCActacccctacttcctgcagaaCTCTCActacccctacttcctgcagaaCTCTCActacccctacttcctgcagaaCTCTCACTACCCCTAAATCCTGCAGAACTCTCACTACCCTTACTTCCTGCAGAACTCTCActacccctacttcctgcagaaCTCTCATTACCACTACTTCCTGCATCATCCTcaccacccctacttcctgcagaaCTCTCActacccctacttcctgcagaaCTCTCActacccctacttcctgcagaaCTCTCActacccctacttcctgcagaaCTCTCACTACCCCTAAATCCTGCAGAACTCTCACTACCCCTACTTCCTGCACCACCCTcaccacccctacttcctgcagaaCTCTCActacccctacttcctgcagaaCTCTCActacccctacttcctgcagaaCTCTCACTACCCCTACTTCCTGCATCACCCTCActacccctacttcctgcagcaCCCTCActacccctacttcctgcagaaCTCTCATTACCACTACTTCCTGCAGAACTCTCActacccctacttcctgcagaaCTCTCActacccctacttcctgcagaaCTCTCActacccctacttcctgcagaaCTCTCActacccctacttcctgcagaaCTCTCACTACCACTATTTCCTGCAGAACTCTCActacccctacttcctgcagaaCTCTCActacccctacttcctgcagaaCCCCCActacccctacttcctgcagaaCTCTCACTACCCCTACTTCCTGCATCACCCTcaccacccctacttcctgcagaaCTCTCACTACCCCTACTTCCTGCATTACCCTcaccacccctacttcctgcagaaCTCTCACTACCCCTACTTTCCTGCATCACCCTCACTACCCTACTTCCTGCATCACCCTCActacccctacttcctgcagaaCTCTCActacccctacttcctgcagctATGGGATACATTTTGAAATCTGCAGTGAGACTGGAacgtggatgaacgtctaattctccagtgagactgtgagaactTGTCGtcgttatcatcatcatcatcatcatcatcatcatcatcgtcgtcgTCGTCGCCTAACAATGTCGTCAGCAGTCTCCTTCCACTGTGACTTCCCTCCAGACAGTCTGTCTCCCTCTTTGTATGAGGGCCGAATGGTgcagtgttctaaggcactgcatctcaacgCTATAGAGGCGTCacgacagaccctggttcgatcccgggctgtatcacaaccggctgtgatcaagagttccatagggcggcacaattgacccagagtcgtccgggttaagggagggttttgccggggtgggctgtcattgtaaaataagaatttgttcttaataactgacttgccgagttaaatgaaggttaaataaatgtctaCAGACATGTCTCTTTTGATctgcacccctcctctctctctctctctgtctctctctgactctctccttctctctttctctgtctgcctctctctctctctctctctctctctctccctgtctctctgtctctcctctctctctctccttctctctctctgtctctcctctctctctgtctctctctttctccctctctcctctctctctctctcctccctctctctctcttctctctctctctctctctctctctctctctctctctctctctctctcagtatctccttctctctctctctctccttctctctttctgtctctctctctccttctctctctctctctctctctctctctctctctctctctctctccttctcccactctctccttctctctctctctccttctctctttctgtctctctctctcctctctctctctctctctctctccttctctctttctgtctctctctctctccttctctctctctccttctctctctctctcagcggtAACAGTGCGATAAAGGCTTGAACACAGAGCTGCTAGATCTACAAGGTCATtagtagtgtctgtctgtctgtctgtctgtctgtctgtctgtctgtctgaccccaGTATGCCATGTCTCACCGTATCACAGTGCATTTTCTTCTACGTTAATTAAGcaaacatttgtgtgtgtgtgtgtgtgtgtgtgagtggatatgtgggtgtatgtgtgtgagtggatatgtgggtgtgtgtgtgtgagtggatatgtgggtgtgtgtgtgtgtgagtggatatgtgggtgtgtgagtgtggatatgtgggtgtgtgtttagATGTGGGTGTGTATTCAGATGCTTTGCTGAGCTGTGGAGTAAATAAGTGGCTCTTTAgatgtgtatgt
Above is a window of Oncorhynchus kisutch isolate 150728-3 linkage group LG18, Okis_V2, whole genome shotgun sequence DNA encoding:
- the LOC116354785 gene encoding histidine-rich glycoprotein-like; this encodes MFPMDHAVAAEPASLAGLFSTAQLEFPNLASTLQQVTIVDRKPVEGNSHYPHFLHHPHHPYLLQNSHYPYFLQNSHYPYFLHHPHHPYFLQNSHYPYFLQNSHYPYFLQNSHYHYFLHHPHHPYFLQNSHYPYFLQNSHYPYFLQNSHYPYFLQNSHYPYFLTLTTPTSCITLTTPTRTLTTPTSCITLTTPTSKLSLPLLPNSHYPYFLHHPHHPYFLQNSHYPYFLQNSHYPYFLQNSHYPYFLHHPHYPYFLQHPHYPYFLQNSHYHYFLQNSHYPYFLQNSHYPYFLQNSHYPYFLQNSHYPYFLQNSHYHYFLQNSHYPYFLQNSHYPYFLQNPHYPYFLQNSHYPYFLHHPHHPYFLQNSHYPYFLHYPHHPYFLQNSHYPYFPASPSLPYFLHHPHYPYFLQNSHYPYFLQLWDTF